A window from Sphingobium sp. EM0848 encodes these proteins:
- a CDS encoding endonuclease/exonuclease/phosphatase family protein, protein MRTVRVASYNIRKAIGTDRRRVPERVIDVLNEVDADVIALQEADRRFGVRSAAIPPWLLESLSPYKPVPLNVHVDSMGWHGNAILVRKEAEVGAHDILHLPCLEPRGATMAEVTLNTASLRIFGMHLDLSGLWRRKQAAAVIHAAGLGDAMPTVLMGDLNEWSAGRGCLADFARHFSFAPCGRSFHARRPVARLDRIMHCGQLKLVDSGVHESAAARRASDHLPIWAEFKLS, encoded by the coding sequence ATGAGGACCGTTCGCGTCGCCAGCTACAATATCCGCAAGGCCATCGGCACCGACCGCCGCCGGGTGCCGGAGCGGGTGATCGACGTGCTGAACGAGGTCGATGCCGATGTCATCGCGCTTCAGGAAGCGGACCGGCGTTTCGGCGTGCGATCGGCGGCGATCCCACCCTGGCTGCTCGAATCCCTAAGCCCCTACAAGCCGGTGCCGCTCAACGTGCATGTCGATTCCATGGGCTGGCACGGCAATGCCATATTGGTGCGCAAGGAGGCGGAAGTCGGCGCGCATGACATCCTGCACCTGCCCTGTCTGGAGCCGCGCGGCGCAACCATGGCGGAGGTGACGCTGAACACGGCAAGCCTGCGAATCTTCGGCATGCATCTCGACCTGTCGGGCCTGTGGCGGCGCAAGCAGGCGGCGGCGGTGATCCATGCGGCCGGGCTGGGCGACGCCATGCCGACGGTGCTGATGGGCGATCTCAACGAATGGAGCGCCGGGCGGGGATGCCTTGCCGATTTCGCCCGGCATTTCAGCTTCGCGCCCTGCGGGCGCTCCTTCCATGCGCGGCGGCCAGTGGCGCGGCTCGACCGGATCATGCATTGCGGGCAGTTGAAGCTGGTCGACAGCGGCGTGCATGAAAGCGCGGCGGCGCGGCGGGCGTCGGACCATCTTCCGATCTGGGCGGAGTTCAAACTATCCTGA
- a CDS encoding CvpA family protein, whose translation MNAIDILVLLLIGGCAIFGLLRGFVQETLSLIAWVLAIFAIRLFHASATGMLDGFVGTTSGAAVLAFVLVFGVTFGAGKLLAHAIGRRTRQSVLGPVDRVLGAGFGAVKGLIGATLIFLAFSLVYDTFYGGGSRRPDWLSDARTFPLLNASGQAISEFVAERRAHKPSES comes from the coding sequence ATGAACGCGATCGATATTCTCGTCCTGCTGCTGATCGGCGGTTGCGCCATTTTCGGCCTGTTGCGCGGTTTCGTGCAGGAAACCCTGTCACTGATCGCATGGGTGCTCGCGATCTTCGCGATCCGCCTGTTCCATGCCTCCGCCACCGGAATGCTGGATGGCTTCGTCGGCACCACCAGCGGCGCGGCGGTCCTTGCCTTCGTGCTGGTGTTCGGCGTTACCTTCGGCGCGGGCAAGCTGCTCGCCCACGCCATTGGCCGCCGCACGCGTCAGTCGGTCCTCGGCCCGGTGGACCGCGTGCTTGGCGCGGGCTTCGGGGCGGTCAAGGGGCTGATCGGCGCGACCCTGATATTCCTGGCGTTCAGCCTCGTCTACGACACCTTCTATGGTGGTGGCTCTCGTCGCCCGGACTGGCTTTCCGACGCGCGCACTTTTCCGCTGCTGAATGCGAGCGGTCAGGCGATCAGCGAATTCGTGGCGGAACGCCGGGCGCACAAGCCTTCCGAAAGCTGA
- a CDS encoding polyprenyl synthetase family protein → MTASATGNVHPIGRANSAPSLAPMMALVAEGMNQVNAVILDRMQSRIPLIPELAGHLIAGGGKRMRPMLTLACADLVGYAGSRHYKLAAAVEFIHTATLLHDDVVDGSGLRRGRKTANIIWGNSASVLVGDFLFSRSFELMVEAESLKVLKILSNASAVIAEGEVNQLTAQRKIDTSEEQYLDIIGAKTAALFAAACRISAVVADRNDAEEQALDVYGRNLGIAFQLIDDAIDYESDGATMGKDAGDDFRDGKVTLPVILAYARGSEEDRTFWKQAIAGNRVSDEDLAHATGLLRKTGAIDDTLARARHYGQRAIDALGMFDNGKAKAALTEAVEFAIARAY, encoded by the coding sequence ATGACTGCATCCGCCACCGGCAATGTCCACCCCATCGGCCGCGCCAACAGCGCGCCTTCGCTCGCTCCCATGATGGCGCTGGTCGCCGAGGGCATGAACCAGGTGAATGCCGTCATTCTGGACCGGATGCAGTCGCGCATTCCCCTGATTCCCGAACTGGCCGGCCATCTGATCGCGGGCGGCGGCAAGCGGATGCGGCCCATGCTGACCCTCGCCTGCGCCGATCTGGTCGGCTATGCCGGGTCGCGCCATTACAAGCTGGCCGCAGCGGTCGAGTTCATCCACACCGCGACCCTGCTGCATGACGATGTGGTCGACGGGTCGGGGCTGCGCCGGGGCCGCAAGACCGCCAACATCATCTGGGGCAACAGCGCCAGCGTGCTGGTGGGCGATTTCCTCTTCTCCCGCTCCTTCGAGCTGATGGTCGAGGCGGAATCGCTCAAGGTGCTGAAGATCCTCTCCAACGCCTCCGCCGTGATCGCGGAGGGAGAGGTCAACCAGCTCACCGCCCAGCGCAAGATCGACACCAGCGAAGAGCAATATCTCGACATCATCGGCGCCAAGACGGCGGCCCTGTTCGCCGCCGCCTGCCGGATTTCCGCGGTTGTCGCGGATCGCAACGACGCGGAGGAACAGGCGCTCGACGTTTACGGCCGCAATCTCGGCATCGCCTTCCAGTTGATCGACGACGCCATCGACTATGAGTCGGACGGCGCGACCATGGGCAAGGATGCGGGCGACGATTTCCGCGACGGCAAGGTGACGCTGCCGGTGATCCTGGCCTATGCGCGGGGTTCCGAAGAGGACCGCACCTTCTGGAAACAGGCCATTGCGGGCAATCGGGTGAGCGACGAGGATCTCGCTCATGCGACAGGCCTGCTGCGCAAGACGGGGGCGATTGACGACACGCTCGCCCGCGCCCGCCATTACGGCCAGCGGGCGATCGATGCACTCGGCATGTTCGACAATGGCAAGGCCAAGGCGGCGCTGACCGAAGCGGTCGAGTTCGCGATTGCACGGGCTTATTGA
- the radA gene encoding DNA repair protein RadA, whose amino-acid sequence MAKAKRKFVCQQCGTVSNRWQGQCDDCGEWNSIIEEAAETVFSARHDLHSGGRALTLVGLDDKVELPPRTTTGIAEFDRALGGGIVPGSATLIGGDPGIGKSTLLLQAAARIATAGHSVAYISGEEASDQVRLRAQRLGLGNAPVQLASATSVRDILTTLGEGAPPALLIIDSIQTMHSDLIEGAPGTVSQVRASSQELIRFAKQRGTALILVGHVTKDGSIAGPRVLEHMVDTVLSFEGERSHQYRILRAIKNRFGGTDEIGVFAMVAEGLEEVANPSALFLTHRDETVTGATVFPALEGTRPVLVEIQALVVRLSSGATPRRAVVGWDSGRLAMILAVLEARCGLSFSTCEVYLNVAGGYRLSDPAADLAVAAALMSALSERPVPADVVLFGEIALSGELRPVAHSPLRLREAAKLGFSRAFVPAAVADGVKGISISGYRALAQLVDQMLGRG is encoded by the coding sequence ATGGCAAAGGCAAAGCGCAAATTCGTCTGTCAGCAATGCGGCACCGTTTCCAATCGGTGGCAGGGGCAATGCGACGATTGCGGCGAATGGAACAGCATCATTGAGGAAGCGGCCGAGACGGTCTTTTCCGCCCGCCATGACCTGCATAGCGGCGGTCGCGCGCTGACGCTGGTGGGTCTGGACGACAAGGTCGAACTGCCGCCGCGCACCACCACCGGCATTGCCGAATTCGACCGCGCCCTGGGGGGCGGCATTGTCCCCGGCTCCGCGACGCTGATCGGCGGCGATCCCGGCATCGGCAAGTCCACGCTGCTTTTGCAGGCCGCCGCGCGCATCGCTACGGCCGGGCACAGCGTCGCCTATATCAGCGGCGAGGAAGCGTCGGATCAGGTCCGTCTGCGCGCGCAGCGGCTGGGTCTGGGCAATGCGCCCGTGCAACTCGCCAGCGCCACCTCCGTCCGCGACATATTGACGACGCTGGGGGAGGGGGCGCCGCCCGCGCTGCTCATCATCGATTCAATCCAGACCATGCACAGCGACCTGATCGAGGGCGCGCCGGGCACGGTGAGTCAGGTGCGCGCATCGAGCCAGGAACTGATCCGCTTCGCCAAGCAGCGCGGCACGGCGCTGATCCTCGTCGGCCATGTCACCAAGGACGGCAGCATCGCTGGCCCCCGCGTGCTGGAGCATATGGTCGATACGGTGCTGAGCTTTGAGGGCGAACGCAGTCATCAATATCGCATCCTGCGCGCGATCAAGAACCGCTTCGGGGGCACGGACGAGATCGGCGTCTTCGCCATGGTCGCGGAGGGGCTGGAGGAGGTTGCCAATCCCTCGGCCCTGTTCCTCACCCATCGCGATGAAACGGTGACGGGCGCGACGGTCTTTCCCGCGCTGGAAGGCACCCGCCCGGTGCTGGTCGAAATACAGGCGCTGGTCGTTCGCCTCTCCAGCGGCGCGACGCCCCGCCGTGCCGTGGTCGGCTGGGACAGCGGCCGTCTGGCGATGATCCTTGCCGTGCTGGAGGCGCGTTGCGGGCTCAGCTTCTCGACCTGTGAAGTCTATCTCAATGTCGCGGGCGGCTATCGCCTGTCGGACCCCGCCGCCGACCTTGCCGTCGCCGCCGCGCTGATGTCCGCGCTCTCGGAACGGCCGGTTCCGGCCGATGTGGTTCTCTTCGGGGAAATCGCCCTGTCGGGCGAACTGCGTCCCGTCGCCCATTCGCCGCTGCGCCTGCGCGAGGCGGCCAAGCTGGGATTCAGCCGCGCCTTCGTGCCCGCCGCCGTGGCCGACGGGGTGAAGGGTATTTCGATCAGCGGTTATCGCGCGCTCGCGCAACTTGTTGACCAGATGCTTGGGCGCGGATAG
- a CDS encoding metallopeptidase family protein yields MLYVSAMDDAGQPPRFAPSREDIESLALNALSRLPEPFRAHLANVVLFVEEFADRQVLKDMEIDDPFGLTGLYTGRPVGEAAQTGDMPPTIHLFRRPLLDEWVETGVPLDMLITHVVVHEIGHHFGLSDLDMHVLEDMVTL; encoded by the coding sequence ATGCTTTATGTCTCCGCTATGGACGATGCCGGTCAACCTCCCCGTTTTGCGCCCAGTCGCGAGGATATCGAAAGCCTGGCGCTGAACGCCTTGTCGCGCCTGCCCGAGCCGTTTCGCGCTCATCTGGCCAATGTCGTGCTGTTCGTCGAGGAATTCGCCGATCGGCAGGTGTTGAAGGACATGGAGATCGACGATCCCTTTGGCCTCACCGGCCTTTACACCGGGCGCCCCGTGGGTGAGGCGGCGCAGACCGGCGACATGCCGCCGACCATCCACCTGTTCCGCCGTCCGCTGCTGGACGAATGGGTGGAAACCGGGGTGCCGCTCGACATGCTGATCACCCATGTGGTGGTGCATGAAATCGGCCATCATTTCGGCCTCTCCGACCTCGACATGCATGTTCTGGAGGACATGGTCACCTTATGA
- a CDS encoding patatin-like protein, whose translation MKERELRLALVCYGGISLAVYMHGITKEIWHLARASRAFHDGEPSGNSSEAVYRRLLEELEKESGIRLRVMPDIIAGASAGGINGIFLAQAIETGQSLDPLTDMWLDNADVEKLLDPDARPTRRITKIWATPLVWMAARHPGDTVERTVAPDTREEVRHKLSHFIRSRWFEPPFGGEIFTAMILDAFDAMEATGRGPSLLPAGHPLDLFVTVTDFEGHPQSLNLNSPPQVVETEHRLSIGFRARGPKSSGKDRNFADPAELAFAARATASFPGAFPPFTVRELDRVLKHRHRAWPTRDAFLARALPRHTAQGRAEDAVLIDGSVLANAPFAQAIGALKNRPSRREVDRRFVYIDPKPGHRSIQLNRQGEAVPTGEDTPLPGFFRTIFGALSDIPREQPIRDNLDAIDQHSGRIRRMVRILNALRPGIEAEVENAIGGMLFLDRPTPARLSAWRSKAQQRAASSAGFAFPAYGHLKLSGIVEDLADLLFRLGAEESPLMRESYRQALWSHVRGIGADRLTEDVGRDSAPVSFFRLHDLTFRIRRLRFLARRLAETLEVEATADEAAILKMHDAIYAALSHYTECEGIDFYNGEIRAAAREVPNDPGAALEAVATLRGLRERDEAADMMLADAMAALPKAARRTMLLAYLGFPFYDIATLPLLQGHAMDEYDPIKVDRISPEDCSAIRSGGAEATLKGIEFNNFGAFFSRAYRENDYLWGRLHGVERLLDIVISALPAANRLSPDAVRDYRRTAFMAILDEEEKRLKHAADLIASLRKEIG comes from the coding sequence ATGAAAGAGCGGGAACTCAGGCTCGCACTGGTCTGCTATGGCGGGATCAGCCTGGCCGTCTACATGCACGGCATCACCAAGGAAATCTGGCATCTGGCGCGGGCCAGCCGGGCGTTTCACGATGGTGAGCCGTCGGGGAACAGCAGTGAGGCGGTCTATCGTCGCCTGCTGGAAGAACTGGAGAAGGAAAGCGGCATCAGGCTGCGCGTCATGCCCGACATCATCGCGGGCGCGAGCGCAGGTGGGATCAACGGCATCTTCCTGGCGCAGGCGATCGAAACCGGCCAGTCGCTCGATCCGCTGACCGACATGTGGCTGGACAATGCCGATGTCGAAAAGCTGCTCGACCCCGATGCGCGGCCCACGCGGCGCATCACCAAGATCTGGGCGACGCCGCTGGTCTGGATGGCGGCGCGGCATCCCGGCGACACGGTGGAACGCACCGTCGCCCCCGACACGCGGGAGGAGGTGCGGCACAAACTGTCCCACTTCATCCGTTCCCGCTGGTTCGAGCCGCCCTTTGGCGGGGAGATCTTCACCGCCATGATCCTGGATGCCTTCGACGCGATGGAGGCGACCGGGCGCGGCCCCTCGCTGCTGCCTGCCGGCCACCCGCTGGACCTGTTCGTCACCGTCACCGATTTCGAGGGGCATCCCCAAAGCCTCAATCTCAACAGCCCCCCGCAGGTGGTGGAGACGGAACATCGTCTTTCCATCGGCTTTCGGGCGCGCGGTCCCAAGAGCAGCGGGAAGGACCGCAATTTCGCCGATCCCGCCGAACTCGCCTTCGCGGCACGGGCGACGGCCAGCTTTCCCGGCGCCTTCCCGCCCTTCACCGTGCGCGAGCTGGACCGCGTGCTGAAGCATCGCCATCGCGCCTGGCCGACGCGGGACGCGTTCCTGGCCCGCGCCCTGCCCCGCCACACGGCGCAGGGACGGGCCGAGGATGCAGTGCTGATCGACGGGTCGGTGCTGGCCAACGCCCCCTTCGCCCAGGCCATCGGCGCGCTCAAGAACCGTCCCTCGCGGCGGGAGGTCGACCGGCGCTTCGTCTATATCGATCCCAAGCCCGGCCATCGTTCCATCCAGCTCAACCGGCAGGGCGAGGCCGTTCCCACCGGCGAGGATACGCCGCTGCCGGGCTTCTTCCGCACCATATTCGGCGCCCTGAGCGACATTCCGCGCGAACAGCCGATCCGCGACAATCTGGACGCGATCGACCAGCATAGCGGGCGCATCCGGCGGATGGTGCGTATCCTGAACGCGCTGCGCCCCGGCATCGAGGCGGAGGTGGAAAACGCCATCGGCGGCATGCTGTTCCTCGACCGGCCGACCCCGGCGCGGCTGTCGGCATGGCGCAGCAAGGCGCAGCAGCGCGCCGCCAGTTCCGCCGGCTTCGCCTTCCCCGCTTATGGCCATCTCAAGCTTTCCGGCATTGTCGAGGATCTGGCCGACCTGCTCTTCCGCCTCGGCGCGGAGGAAAGCCCGTTGATGCGGGAAAGCTATCGTCAGGCGCTCTGGAGCCATGTGCGTGGCATCGGCGCGGACCGGCTGACCGAGGATGTGGGGCGGGATTCCGCGCCGGTGTCGTTCTTCCGTCTGCATGACCTGACCTTCCGCATCCGCCGCCTGCGCTTTCTGGCGCGGCGACTGGCCGAAACGCTGGAGGTGGAGGCGACGGCGGACGAGGCGGCGATCCTGAAGATGCACGACGCCATTTATGCCGCGCTGTCCCATTATACCGAATGCGAGGGCATCGACTTCTACAATGGGGAAATCCGGGCGGCGGCACGCGAAGTGCCCAATGATCCGGGCGCCGCGCTGGAGGCGGTGGCAACGCTGCGCGGCCTGCGCGAACGGGACGAGGCGGCGGACATGATGCTGGCCGATGCGATGGCCGCCCTGCCCAAGGCGGCGCGACGGACCATGCTGCTCGCCTATCTCGGCTTTCCCTTCTACGACATCGCGACCCTGCCGTTGCTTCAGGGCCACGCCATGGACGAATATGACCCGATCAAAGTCGACCGCATCTCGCCCGAAGATTGCAGCGCGATCCGGTCAGGAGGCGCGGAAGCGACGTTGAAAGGCATTGAATTCAACAATTTCGGCGCCTTCTTCAGCCGCGCCTATCGGGAGAATGACTATCTCTGGGGGCGGCTCCATGGGGTGGAGCGGCTGCTGGATATCGTGATTTCGGCATTGCCCGCGGCAAACCGCCTTTCGCCCGATGCGGTGCGTGACTATAGGCGGACCGCTTTCATGGCGATTCTCGATGAGGAAGAGAAGCGGCTGAAGCATGCCGCGGACCTGATCGCCAGTTTGCGGAAGGAGATCGGGTGA
- a CDS encoding NAD(P)-dependent oxidoreductase produces the protein MSLRIAMTGATGFVGAETLNQVLAAGHHVTAITRRAQPPRAHLKWVPGALEDRAALNTLVRDADVVIHIAGVVNASDREGFETGNARGTMAVVDAMRQRGVKRLIHVSSLSAREPELSDYGWSKELAERQVKASGLDWTIVRPPAIYGPGDREMLELFRMARRGIMLMPPGGRLSVIEVSDLARLFLTLAVEKDMKSLTHVYEVDDGTPGGWDHLEFAHAIGRAVGRPVRTFSTPEWMLGIGARLDRMVRGRNAKLTLDRVSYFCHPDWVVQKRKQPPKKLWVPKVPTEEGLKATVEAYRAKGWL, from the coding sequence ATGTCTCTACGCATTGCGATGACGGGCGCGACAGGTTTCGTCGGCGCCGAAACGCTGAATCAGGTTTTGGCGGCGGGACATCATGTCACCGCCATCACCCGCCGCGCACAGCCCCCGCGCGCGCACCTCAAATGGGTGCCGGGCGCGCTGGAGGACCGGGCAGCGCTCAACACGCTGGTGCGCGATGCCGATGTGGTGATCCATATTGCGGGCGTGGTGAACGCGTCGGACCGCGAGGGGTTCGAAACCGGCAATGCGCGCGGCACCATGGCGGTGGTCGACGCCATGCGGCAGCGCGGCGTCAAACGGCTGATCCATGTGTCGTCGCTCTCTGCGCGGGAGCCGGAACTGTCGGACTATGGCTGGTCGAAGGAACTGGCCGAACGGCAGGTGAAGGCGAGCGGGCTGGATTGGACCATCGTGCGCCCGCCCGCCATTTATGGGCCGGGCGACCGCGAAATGCTGGAGCTGTTCCGCATGGCCCGGCGCGGGATCATGCTGATGCCGCCGGGCGGCCGGCTGTCAGTGATCGAGGTGAGCGATCTGGCGCGGCTGTTCCTGACGCTGGCGGTGGAGAAGGACATGAAGAGCCTGACCCACGTCTATGAAGTGGACGACGGCACGCCGGGCGGCTGGGATCATCTGGAGTTCGCCCATGCCATCGGCCGTGCGGTCGGGCGCCCGGTGCGGACCTTCTCGACGCCGGAATGGATGCTGGGCATTGGCGCGCGGCTGGACCGGATGGTACGCGGCCGGAATGCCAAGCTGACGCTCGACCGGGTGAGCTATTTCTGCCACCCCGACTGGGTGGTGCAGAAGCGCAAGCAACCGCCCAAGAAGCTGTGGGTGCCGAAGGTGCCGACCGAGGAAGGGCTGAAGGCGACGGTCGAGGCCTATCGGGCGAAGGGCTGGCTGTAG
- a CDS encoding heme exporter protein CcmB, with translation MTILLTLAARDLRQAWQSAGLWLPVAFLLLVASLYPFAVGPDAALLGRTGGGMLWIAALLASLLPVDRLIAPDRDSGVLDQIALRGIGEEMVVLARLIAHWLGFGPALMIATLPAAALLKLDGTTIALLETGLLIGTPALAALGLLVATLTAGLRSSGALSGLLALPLAVPLLIFGAGTLGDGSGAALKFLGAASLLLVAITPFAGGAAIRAGRE, from the coding sequence TTGACCATCCTCCTGACGCTCGCCGCGCGGGACCTGCGGCAGGCCTGGCAGTCGGCGGGACTGTGGCTGCCGGTCGCCTTCCTGCTGCTGGTGGCGAGCCTCTATCCCTTTGCGGTTGGGCCGGATGCGGCGTTGCTTGGCCGGACCGGCGGGGGAATGCTGTGGATCGCGGCGCTGCTCGCCAGCCTGTTGCCGGTCGACCGGCTGATCGCGCCGGACCGGGATTCGGGCGTGCTGGACCAGATCGCGCTGCGCGGCATCGGGGAGGAGATGGTGGTCCTCGCCCGGCTGATCGCGCATTGGCTGGGCTTCGGTCCGGCGCTGATGATCGCGACCTTGCCCGCCGCTGCCCTGCTGAAGCTGGACGGGACGACCATCGCCCTGCTGGAGACGGGCCTGCTGATCGGGACACCGGCGCTGGCGGCACTGGGACTGCTGGTGGCGACGCTGACGGCGGGCCTGCGGTCGAGCGGCGCCTTGTCGGGCCTGCTTGCCCTGCCGCTGGCGGTGCCGCTGCTGATCTTCGGGGCGGGAACCCTGGGCGATGGCAGCGGGGCGGCGCTGAAATTCCTGGGCGCGGCGTCGCTGCTGCTGGTCGCGATCACGCCCTTTGCCGGTGGCGCGGCGATCCGGGCCGGGCGGGAATAG
- a CDS encoding 4a-hydroxytetrahydrobiopterin dehydratase, with amino-acid sequence MIAKLDEEERALALRNLPEWAPVQEPEGIRRLFTFKDFVTAFGFMTKVALLAEKADHHPEWSNVYNRVDITLTTHDAGGLSRRDIDLATQIDALL; translated from the coding sequence GTGATTGCAAAACTGGATGAGGAAGAACGGGCTCTGGCGCTGAGGAATTTGCCCGAATGGGCCCCGGTTCAGGAGCCGGAGGGTATCCGCCGGTTGTTCACCTTCAAGGATTTCGTGACCGCCTTCGGTTTCATGACGAAGGTCGCGTTGCTGGCGGAAAAGGCGGACCATCATCCCGAATGGTCGAACGTCTATAATCGCGTCGACATCACGCTGACCACCCATGATGCCGGTGGTCTGTCGCGCCGCGACATCGACCTTGCCACGCAGATCGACGCCTTATTGTGA
- a CDS encoding DMT family transporter — protein MFAALAAALFVLIWSTGFIVARAMVPHAAPELILAIRLTLTTLLLFGAAFYARQAVPRGRRLGLHLAAGAMLHGFYLTLSWWAVNNGMPAGIMSLLGALQPLMVAVASVAFLGDRLPGRAWGGLAIAIAGVGCVLLPAIERSGAGSITIWPALAGMGAVLGMAGGTLIQRGAIAGDGIAISGAVQNAGGALVALAATLIVDDYRWDGSPILWMGLGWAVLGLSAGGLSLLVWLVRHQGPTRMSMLLLLVPPLAAIEAWLLFGERLGPVQIVGFALALGGVMLGRSTRPARNQEITEPA, from the coding sequence ATGTTTGCCGCCCTTGCCGCCGCCCTCTTCGTCCTGATCTGGTCCACCGGCTTCATCGTCGCGCGGGCGATGGTGCCCCATGCCGCGCCGGAACTCATTCTCGCGATTCGGCTGACGCTGACGACATTGCTGCTCTTCGGCGCGGCCTTCTATGCGCGTCAGGCAGTCCCGCGCGGACGGCGGCTGGGGCTGCATCTGGCGGCGGGCGCGATGCTGCACGGCTTTTACCTGACGCTGAGCTGGTGGGCCGTGAACAACGGCATGCCCGCCGGGATCATGTCGCTGCTGGGCGCGCTCCAGCCGCTGATGGTGGCGGTGGCGAGCGTCGCCTTTCTGGGCGACCGGCTGCCGGGGCGGGCCTGGGGCGGACTCGCCATCGCGATTGCCGGGGTCGGCTGCGTGCTGCTTCCGGCGATCGAGCGTTCGGGCGCGGGGTCGATCACCATCTGGCCGGCGCTGGCGGGCATGGGCGCGGTTCTGGGCATGGCGGGCGGAACGCTGATCCAGCGGGGCGCCATCGCCGGGGACGGCATCGCGATTTCAGGCGCGGTGCAGAATGCGGGCGGCGCGCTGGTCGCGCTGGCCGCGACGCTGATCGTCGACGACTATCGCTGGGACGGCAGCCCGATTTTATGGATGGGCCTTGGCTGGGCGGTGCTGGGGCTGTCGGCGGGCGGCCTGTCGCTGCTGGTCTGGCTGGTGCGTCATCAAGGGCCGACGCGCATGTCGATGCTGTTGCTGCTGGTGCCGCCGCTCGCCGCGATAGAGGCCTGGCTGTTGTTCGGGGAGCGGCTGGGGCCGGTGCAGATCGTCGGCTTCGCGCTGGCGCTGGGCGGGGTGATGCTGGGCCGCTCAACCCGGCCCGCGCGCAATCAGGAAATCACCGAACCGGCCTAA
- the ccmA gene encoding heme ABC exporter ATP-binding protein CcmA codes for MSRVGLRLSDVACVRGGRLLFRGVDLAMEPGGSALLKGPNGIGKSSLMRICAGLLRASAGIVERHGGVALTDERLALDMEQPLRAALDFWARLDGAAAQALDGALEAMALGPLAQVPVRMLSTGQRKRAALARVIASGAPIWLLDEPGNGLDDAALGLLGDAVAGHLTKGGVVIAASHQPLPLVTPVVMAMQDHAPAEDGD; via the coding sequence ATGAGCCGCGTGGGATTGCGCCTGTCGGACGTCGCCTGCGTGCGCGGCGGGCGGCTGTTGTTCCGGGGCGTTGATCTGGCAATGGAACCGGGCGGCAGCGCCCTGCTGAAAGGCCCCAACGGCATCGGCAAGTCCAGCCTGATGCGGATTTGCGCCGGACTGCTGCGCGCATCGGCCGGCATTGTGGAACGGCATGGCGGGGTTGCGCTGACCGATGAACGGCTGGCGCTGGACATGGAGCAGCCCCTGCGCGCCGCGCTGGATTTCTGGGCACGGCTGGACGGAGCGGCGGCGCAGGCGCTGGACGGAGCGCTGGAGGCGATGGCGCTGGGACCGTTGGCGCAGGTCCCTGTACGGATGCTGTCCACAGGGCAGCGCAAGCGCGCCGCGCTGGCGCGGGTCATCGCGTCGGGCGCGCCGATCTGGCTGCTGGACGAACCGGGCAACGGGCTGGATGACGCAGCGCTGGGCCTGCTGGGCGATGCGGTGGCCGGGCATCTGACCAAGGGCGGGGTCGTCATCGCGGCGTCGCACCAGCCGCTGCCGCTGGTGACGCCGGTGGTGATGGCGATGCAGGATCATGCCCCGGCGGAGGACGGAGATTGA
- a CDS encoding chorismate mutase produces the protein MDETLKRYRESIDNIDAALVFMLAERFKITQAVGEHKATHDLPPADPGREERQIARLRQLATDANLDPDFTEKFLRFIIDEVIRHHERLREQQG, from the coding sequence GTGGACGAGACTTTGAAGCGCTATCGCGAGAGCATCGACAATATCGACGCGGCGCTCGTCTTCATGCTGGCGGAGCGGTTCAAGATCACCCAGGCCGTGGGCGAGCACAAGGCGACGCACGACCTGCCGCCCGCTGATCCGGGGCGGGAAGAACGCCAGATCGCGCGCCTGCGCCAGTTGGCCACCGACGCCAATCTGGACCCCGACTTCACCGAGAAATTCCTGCGCTTCATCATCGACGAAGTGATCCGTCATCATGAGCGGCTGCGGGAACAGCAGGGCTGA